In a single window of the Bacteroides acidifaciens genome:
- a CDS encoding LamG domain-containing protein, which translates to MKRIYTYMCLLLLSVLSFAVAGCDDDDDDDIAKDLIELIVNKPVIRIGQNEETKVNIVVGNGNYSVRSFNTAIATATVSGEVVTVRSGSQNGATTVEVMDGEGVIANISVNVGVFELEVNESQVTLEVGDEKQLIVSMGNFSSNDELSYTVGDETIVGMVNTDVFRPFYTLTGLKSGHTTVTFTDHKGKQATIQVTVNPISIDVSNLTPRVGVNNKVMITVEKGNGGYSLTAEDDEIVGVQQVDDTRFNLIGKKAGVTTVVVKDQADQELSLTVTVVLADRVANLGSSNYFHVPFTYNGVADESLKSVSTITFEARFNIESLNGSGDARINTVMGIEKNFLLRVDVHKDDSDTESRYLQLAADDKGKIRYEGSTKIETNKWYDVAVVLDDSKSGSDRIALYVNGVKETLQYTSGTPDDLKNINLTSNFYIGQSDSKRRLNGAISYARIWTKALTEQQIADQSGKILNEEAEGMIANWLFNNGNGNIKTFVSLADKSFEAEAASVVSTWKADPILTVE; encoded by the coding sequence ATGAAACGAATCTATACATATATGTGTCTGTTGCTTTTATCGGTATTGTCGTTTGCCGTTGCCGGTTGTGACGATGATGACGATGACGATATTGCCAAGGACCTGATAGAATTGATAGTGAATAAACCGGTGATACGTATCGGGCAGAATGAAGAGACCAAAGTGAATATAGTGGTTGGAAACGGAAATTACTCAGTGAGGAGTTTCAATACTGCTATCGCAACGGCTACGGTTTCCGGTGAGGTGGTTACGGTGAGAAGCGGCTCGCAGAATGGAGCCACTACGGTGGAAGTGATGGATGGTGAAGGAGTGATTGCCAATATTTCGGTCAATGTAGGGGTCTTTGAACTGGAAGTGAATGAATCTCAAGTTACGTTGGAAGTGGGGGACGAAAAACAGTTGATTGTCAGCATGGGAAACTTCTCCAGTAATGATGAATTGTCTTATACGGTGGGTGATGAAACGATTGTCGGCATGGTCAATACTGATGTGTTCCGTCCTTTCTATACATTGACGGGGTTGAAGAGCGGACATACCACGGTGACTTTCACCGACCATAAGGGAAAGCAGGCTACGATTCAAGTAACAGTGAATCCTATCTCTATTGATGTATCCAACCTGACTCCGAGAGTCGGTGTGAACAACAAGGTGATGATTACTGTAGAAAAAGGAAACGGAGGTTATAGTCTTACAGCGGAAGATGATGAGATAGTCGGTGTTCAGCAGGTGGATGATACCCGTTTCAATCTGATTGGTAAGAAGGCAGGTGTCACCACAGTGGTTGTCAAAGACCAGGCAGACCAGGAATTATCTTTGACTGTAACAGTGGTACTGGCAGATAGAGTGGCGAACTTGGGTAGCAGCAATTATTTCCATGTACCGTTTACGTATAATGGGGTGGCGGACGAATCGCTGAAGAGTGTGAGCACAATCACGTTTGAGGCTCGTTTCAATATTGAGTCGTTGAATGGAAGCGGTGATGCGCGGATTAATACGGTGATGGGAATCGAGAAAAACTTCTTATTGCGTGTGGATGTTCATAAGGACGATAGTGATACGGAATCACGTTATCTTCAGTTGGCAGCAGACGATAAAGGTAAAATCCGATATGAAGGCTCCACTAAGATAGAGACTAATAAGTGGTATGATGTTGCCGTGGTTCTGGATGATAGCAAGAGTGGCAGTGACCGGATTGCCTTGTATGTGAATGGTGTGAAGGAAACGCTCCAATATACAAGTGGCACACCGGATGATTTGAAGAATATTAACCTGACTTCCAACTTCTACATCGGTCAGTCTGACAGCAAACGCCGCTTGAATGGTGCTATCAGTTACGCCCGTATCTGGACGAAAGCATTGACGGAACAGCAGATTGCAGACCAAAGTGGCAAGATACTGAATGAGGAAGCGGAAGGAATGATTGCCAACTGGTTGTTCAATAATGGAAACGGAAATATTAAAACATTTGTTTCTTTAGCGGACAAGAGCTTTGAAGCTGAAGCGGCAAGTGTGGTTTCTACGTGGAAAGCAGACCCGATATTGACAGTGGAATAA
- a CDS encoding lamin tail domain-containing protein, with protein sequence MRIYKALLLLSLFMTLIYSCSLPADDEEKETYLEEEDNATAELPWEGETDKFTINAKEGVRLDAPQEDGGTAFITIPSTTVRNTRWEFGVHLTFNPSANNYARFYLASSSNILSGNLNGYYVQIGGAKDNVALYRQNGEQRKLLASGRELMKGNNSPKLYIKVECDNNGYWTFWTRLESESEYTKEKQVKDTSIQNSVCSGIYCVYTKTRSKGFIFHHVQLTNNIETTPNPDDTPDKPETPADPVLPDYPEEVRNMLSFNEVMYDNATDGAEYIELYNPSGSTVAVPSLKLIRYVDTGSNSTETKTTVILQQPDGIQEISIPPYGYICLTKSAATLIRKHKVSKETIIEISNFPKLTNEDSYLAIMTNEEKSRLIDKCSYFESMHSSSNKRHQGISLEKLSPELPSSTRKNWNSSKDSTGGTPGKINSRE encoded by the coding sequence ATGAGAATTTACAAAGCGCTTCTCCTCTTAAGTCTTTTCATGACTCTAATTTATAGTTGTTCACTCCCTGCCGATGACGAAGAAAAGGAAACCTATCTAGAAGAGGAAGATAATGCCACCGCCGAACTCCCTTGGGAAGGAGAAACGGATAAATTCACTATCAATGCAAAAGAAGGAGTGCGCTTGGACGCTCCACAGGAAGACGGTGGAACAGCATTTATTACAATCCCGTCCACTACCGTAAGAAATACCCGTTGGGAATTTGGAGTTCATCTCACCTTCAATCCATCTGCTAATAATTACGCACGGTTTTATTTAGCATCCTCTTCCAATATACTGTCCGGCAATTTAAACGGTTATTATGTACAAATAGGTGGAGCAAAAGATAATGTAGCACTTTACCGTCAGAACGGTGAGCAACGGAAACTATTAGCTTCGGGAAGAGAACTAATGAAAGGAAATAATTCACCGAAACTATACATAAAAGTAGAATGTGACAACAACGGTTACTGGACTTTTTGGACACGATTGGAATCGGAGAGCGAGTACACTAAAGAGAAGCAGGTAAAAGACACCAGCATACAAAACTCTGTCTGTTCAGGCATATATTGCGTTTATACAAAAACTCGCAGCAAAGGATTCATATTCCATCATGTACAGCTAACGAATAATATAGAAACTACTCCCAACCCCGACGACACACCGGATAAGCCTGAAACTCCCGCAGACCCGGTTCTGCCCGATTATCCGGAAGAAGTCAGAAACATGCTATCATTCAATGAAGTGATGTATGATAATGCAACAGACGGTGCAGAGTACATAGAACTCTATAACCCGTCCGGTTCCACCGTCGCTGTTCCATCATTAAAACTCATAAGATATGTCGATACAGGTTCTAATTCTACAGAGACCAAGACGACAGTTATCCTGCAGCAGCCGGACGGCATTCAGGAAATAAGTATTCCCCCTTATGGCTATATATGTCTTACTAAATCTGCCGCTACGCTCATCAGGAAGCATAAAGTTAGTAAAGAGACCATCATAGAAATATCCAACTTCCCCAAGTTGACTAATGAAGACAGCTATCTGGCAATAATGACTAATGAAGAAAAGTCACGGCTTATCGACAAGTGCAGCTATTTTGAATCCATGCATAGCTCTAGCAATAAAAGACATCAAGGCATCTCCCTCGAAAAGCTTTCACCGGAATTACCTTCTTCAACCAGAAAGAACTGGAATTCTTCCAAAGATTCTACTGGCGGGACACCGGGGAAAATAAACTCACGAGAATAA
- a CDS encoding aspartate-semialdehyde dehydrogenase, producing MKVAIVGVSGAVGQEFLRVLDERNFPLDELVLFGSKRSAGTTYTFRGKQIEVKLLQHNDDFKGVDIAFTSAGAGTSKEFEKTITKYGAVMIDNSSAFRMDADVPLVVPEVNAEDALERPRGVIANPNCTTIQMVVALKAIEKLSHIKTVHVSTYQAASGAGAAAMDELYEQYRQVLANEPVTVEKFAYQLAFNLIPQIDVFTENGYTKEEMKMFNETRKIMHSDIKVSATCVRVPALRAHSESIWVETERPISVEEAREAFANGEGLVLQDNPAEKEYPMPLFLAGKDPVYVGRIRKDLTNENGLTFWIVGDQIKKGAALNAVQIAEYLIKVKNI from the coding sequence ATGAAAGTAGCTATTGTTGGCGTAAGCGGAGCCGTGGGACAGGAATTCCTGCGCGTGCTCGATGAAAGAAACTTCCCGTTGGACGAGTTAGTTTTGTTCGGTTCTAAACGTAGTGCCGGAACAACTTATACTTTCCGCGGTAAACAAATCGAGGTGAAACTCTTACAACACAACGATGACTTTAAAGGGGTAGACATTGCTTTCACTTCTGCCGGAGCAGGAACATCCAAGGAGTTCGAGAAAACAATCACCAAGTATGGTGCTGTGATGATTGACAACTCCAGCGCATTCCGTATGGATGCCGATGTGCCTTTGGTAGTGCCTGAAGTAAATGCCGAAGACGCATTGGAGCGTCCTCGCGGCGTCATTGCCAACCCTAACTGTACAACTATCCAGATGGTAGTTGCACTGAAAGCCATCGAAAAGCTTTCTCATATAAAAACCGTGCACGTGTCTACCTATCAGGCAGCGAGCGGCGCAGGTGCCGCCGCTATGGACGAATTGTACGAACAATATCGCCAGGTATTGGCTAACGAACCTGTAACCGTAGAGAAGTTCGCGTATCAGTTGGCTTTCAACCTGATTCCTCAGATTGACGTATTCACAGAAAACGGTTACACCAAGGAAGAGATGAAGATGTTCAACGAGACACGCAAAATCATGCATTCCGATATCAAGGTCAGTGCAACTTGCGTACGCGTTCCTGCATTGCGTGCCCACTCCGAAAGCATTTGGGTGGAAACAGAACGTCCGATTTCCGTAGAAGAAGCCCGCGAAGCGTTCGCTAATGGCGAAGGACTAGTTCTTCAGGACAATCCTGCTGAGAAAGAATATCCGATGCCGTTGTTCCTGGCAGGTAAAGACCCGGTTTACGTAGGACGTATCCGCAAAGACCTGACGAACGAGAACGGACTGACTTTCTGGATTGTAGGTGACCAGATTAAGAAAGGTGCCGCACTGAACGCCGTTCAGATTGCCGAGTATCTGATTAAAGTAAAAAATATATAA